Proteins encoded within one genomic window of Jiangella mangrovi:
- a CDS encoding LLM class flavin-dependent oxidoreductase, with protein MTTTAIEFGAALPASAKRLPELLEATTIAEELGAGLVTVADHPYLPSELDAWTLVPLLLARTSRVRVATNVTALPFRSPTVIAKAAATLQFTSGGRFVLGLGAGGPYDGLPGWGAQWGSLGQAIGALDEAIPLLRRLWSGHRVDHDGEFYRLREAVAVAGAPPDPVPPVWVGAFKSRMLALTGRHADGWLPTNAYLSLDEVPAMQRAVDAAAVAAGRDPSAIRRVFNVMGVIDDDQARRNDQLLVGPAAHWAEALTDYRERLGFETFVFWPVRGDTRRQVELFFETVVPKL; from the coding sequence ATGACCACCACAGCGATCGAGTTCGGCGCGGCCCTCCCTGCGTCGGCGAAGCGGCTTCCCGAGCTCCTCGAGGCGACCACCATCGCCGAGGAGCTCGGGGCCGGGCTCGTCACCGTCGCCGACCATCCGTACCTGCCGTCGGAGCTGGACGCGTGGACGCTGGTCCCGCTGCTGCTCGCCCGGACGTCGCGGGTCCGAGTCGCGACGAACGTGACGGCGCTGCCGTTCCGGTCGCCGACGGTCATCGCGAAGGCCGCCGCGACGCTGCAGTTCACCAGCGGCGGCCGGTTCGTGCTGGGGCTGGGCGCCGGCGGGCCGTACGACGGGCTGCCCGGGTGGGGCGCGCAGTGGGGCTCGCTCGGGCAGGCCATCGGCGCGCTGGACGAGGCGATCCCGCTGCTCCGGCGGCTGTGGAGCGGTCACCGCGTCGACCACGACGGCGAGTTCTACCGGCTGCGCGAGGCCGTCGCCGTCGCCGGAGCCCCGCCGGACCCCGTCCCGCCGGTCTGGGTCGGCGCGTTCAAGTCGCGCATGCTGGCGCTCACTGGCCGGCACGCCGACGGCTGGCTGCCCACCAATGCCTACCTGTCGCTGGACGAGGTGCCGGCCATGCAGCGCGCGGTCGACGCGGCCGCCGTCGCCGCGGGGCGCGACCCGTCCGCGATCCGGCGTGTGTTCAACGTCATGGGCGTCATCGACGACGACCAGGCGCGGCGCAACGACCAGCTCCTGGTCGGGCCGGCCGCGCACTGGGCCGAGGCGCTGACCGACTACCGCGAGCGGCTCGGCTTCGAGACCTTCGTCTTCTGGCCGGTACGCGGCGACACCCGCCGCCAGGTCGAGCTGTTCTTCGAGACCGTCGTGCCCAAGCTCTGA
- the rsmA gene encoding 16S rRNA (adenine(1518)-N(6)/adenine(1519)-N(6))-dimethyltransferase RsmA has product MQNDETSAGPRLLGPADVRRLAAELDLRPTKTLGQNFVIDPNTVRRIVRIAGVGPDDVVVEVGPGLGSLTLALLPVVSRVVAVEIDPVLAGRLPSTVSEYAPGVADRLEVVPADALRVSELPGAAPTALVANLPYNVSVPVLLHLLETLPSLSRVLVMVQKEVADRLAAPPGSRTYGVPSVKAAWYATVSPAGPVGRNVFWPAPNVDSGLVLLERRPGGARDPADRAAVFAVVDAAFAQRRKTLRAALSGWAGSPAAAEEALTAAGVDPRARGEQLTVDDFARIAAARPTITTFGAS; this is encoded by the coding sequence GTGCAGAACGACGAGACGTCCGCCGGTCCCAGACTCCTGGGGCCGGCGGACGTTCGCCGTCTGGCCGCCGAGCTCGACCTGCGGCCGACGAAGACGCTGGGGCAGAACTTCGTCATCGACCCCAACACGGTGCGCCGCATCGTCCGCATCGCCGGCGTCGGCCCGGACGACGTCGTGGTCGAGGTCGGCCCGGGGCTGGGCTCGCTGACGCTGGCGCTGCTGCCGGTCGTCAGCCGCGTGGTCGCCGTCGAGATCGACCCCGTCCTGGCCGGGCGGCTGCCGTCGACGGTGTCCGAGTACGCGCCCGGCGTGGCCGACCGGCTCGAGGTGGTGCCGGCCGACGCGCTGCGGGTGTCCGAGCTGCCGGGTGCGGCGCCGACGGCGCTGGTGGCCAACCTGCCGTACAACGTGTCCGTGCCGGTGCTGCTGCACCTCCTCGAGACGCTCCCGAGCCTGTCGCGGGTCCTCGTGATGGTCCAGAAGGAGGTCGCCGACCGGCTGGCCGCGCCGCCGGGGTCGCGCACGTACGGCGTCCCCTCGGTCAAGGCGGCGTGGTACGCGACGGTGTCACCGGCCGGTCCCGTGGGCCGCAACGTCTTCTGGCCGGCGCCAAACGTCGACTCCGGACTCGTGCTGCTGGAGCGCCGTCCCGGCGGTGCGCGCGACCCCGCGGACCGGGCCGCCGTCTTCGCCGTCGTCGATGCCGCGTTCGCCCAGCGCCGCAAGACCCTGCGGGCCGCGCTGAGCGGCTGGGCCGGGTCCCCCGCGGCGGCCGAAGAGGCCCTCACGGCGGCCGGCGTCGACCCTCGGGCGCGCGGCGAACAGCTCACCGTCGACGACTTCGCGCGGATCGCCGCGGCGCGTCCGACTATCACCACCTTTGGCGCCTCATGA
- a CDS encoding 4-(cytidine 5'-diphospho)-2-C-methyl-D-erythritol kinase: protein MQVIARVPAKINLMLSVGPVRSDGFHELATVFHAVSLYDEISAVHADAVTVHVTGPYTDQTPADESNLAVRAARSLARRARLRSGALLRVHKEIPVAAGLAGGSADAAGALLACDRLWGLRMPESRLSSVAAGLGSDVPFALIGGTAVGTGRGERLRPVPVRGELHWVLATADGGLSTPDVYRRLDDLRSDRKVPAPSVPGELLAALESADLDALAVLLHNDLQEAALALRPTLKDTLRAGEEHGALAGLVSGSGPTCVFLARDGASAGALAVDLAASGTCARAVAVTGHAAVGT from the coding sequence CTGCAGGTGATCGCCCGCGTCCCGGCGAAGATCAATCTGATGCTGTCCGTCGGCCCGGTGCGCTCCGACGGCTTCCACGAGCTCGCGACCGTCTTCCACGCCGTCTCGCTCTACGACGAGATCTCGGCCGTCCACGCCGACGCCGTCACCGTCCATGTCACCGGTCCCTACACCGACCAGACGCCGGCCGACGAGTCCAACCTCGCCGTCCGTGCCGCCCGCTCCCTCGCCCGCCGCGCCCGGTTGCGCAGCGGCGCGCTGCTGCGCGTGCACAAGGAGATCCCGGTCGCCGCCGGACTCGCCGGTGGCAGCGCCGACGCCGCGGGCGCCCTGCTCGCCTGCGACCGGCTGTGGGGGCTGCGGATGCCGGAGTCGCGGCTCTCGTCCGTGGCGGCGGGCCTAGGCAGCGACGTCCCGTTCGCGCTCATCGGCGGCACCGCCGTCGGAACGGGGCGCGGCGAGCGGCTGCGGCCGGTCCCCGTCCGCGGCGAGCTGCACTGGGTGCTCGCCACCGCCGACGGCGGCCTCTCCACCCCCGACGTCTACCGCCGCCTCGACGACCTCCGCTCCGACCGCAAGGTGCCGGCACCCTCCGTGCCCGGCGAGCTGCTGGCGGCGCTGGAGTCCGCCGACCTCGACGCCCTGGCCGTGCTGCTCCACAACGACCTGCAGGAGGCCGCCCTGGCGCTGCGGCCGACGCTGAAGGACACCCTGCGGGCCGGCGAGGAGCACGGGGCCCTGGCGGGACTGGTGTCGGGATCCGGGCCCACGTGCGTCTTCCTGGCCCGCGACGGGGCCTCCGCGGGGGCGCTGGCCGTCGATCTCGCGGCGTCGGGGACGTGTGCGCGGGCTGTTGCCGTGACCGGACACGCCGCCGTCGGGACGTGA
- a CDS encoding class I SAM-dependent methyltransferase, producing the protein MGHHHHHRHGSDDGDSSLAELLDLDGEVLTDYWADALDWVRQAADGGPRQRIVDLGAGTGTGTLRLADRFAEAEVVAVDSSPDMLDRIRAKALAQGLAGRVRTVQADLDQPWPDLGTVDVTWASLSLHHLTGPDRVLRDLHAATRPGGLVAVTEFDGRPRFLTDAVGDGFEERLLGLLHEHDAERLPELGTDWPARLTAAGFTLVDVRPFVIDLAPAPPSTGRYADLWLRRLGERLSDQLTPADAATLAGLLDPDGPSSLLRRDDLHVRGTRTVTLAHRP; encoded by the coding sequence ATGGGCCACCATCACCACCACCGCCATGGGAGCGACGACGGCGACAGCTCGCTCGCCGAGCTGCTCGACCTCGACGGCGAGGTATTGACCGACTATTGGGCCGACGCGCTGGACTGGGTCCGGCAGGCGGCCGACGGCGGGCCGCGACAGCGGATCGTCGACCTCGGCGCCGGGACGGGGACCGGGACGCTGCGACTGGCCGACCGGTTCGCCGAGGCCGAGGTGGTCGCCGTCGACTCCTCCCCCGACATGCTCGACCGGATCCGGGCGAAGGCCCTGGCCCAGGGGCTGGCCGGCCGGGTCCGCACCGTCCAGGCCGATCTCGACCAGCCCTGGCCGGACCTCGGCACCGTCGACGTCACGTGGGCGTCGCTGTCGCTGCACCACCTGACCGGTCCGGACCGCGTCCTGCGCGACCTGCACGCGGCCACCCGCCCGGGCGGGCTTGTCGCCGTCACCGAGTTCGACGGCCGGCCGCGGTTCCTCACCGACGCCGTCGGGGACGGCTTCGAGGAGCGGCTGCTCGGGCTGCTCCACGAGCACGACGCCGAGCGGCTGCCCGAGCTCGGGACCGACTGGCCCGCCCGGCTGACGGCGGCCGGGTTCACCCTGGTGGACGTGCGTCCGTTCGTCATCGACCTCGCCCCGGCGCCGCCGAGCACGGGCCGCTACGCCGACCTCTGGCTGCGGCGACTGGGTGAGCGGCTGAGCGACCAGCTGACGCCCGCGGACGCGGCGACACTGGCCGGGCTGCTGGACCCCGACGGCCCCTCGTCGCTGCTGCGCCGCGACGACCTGCACGTGCGCGGCACCCGCACCGTCACCTTGGCGCACCGCCCCTGA
- a CDS encoding MarR family winged helix-turn-helix transcriptional regulator, with the protein MTTDLGDDPLALDRQVCFALAVAARSVIGLYRPLLEPMGLTHPQYLVMLALWEREPRSVKDLSSTLQLESATLSPLLKRLEAVGYVTRRRSADDERLLVVELTDAGRALRAEAEKIPYAVVDRLGMPVSELEELHTSLSRVIRAATTPA; encoded by the coding sequence ATGACGACAGACCTCGGTGACGATCCGCTGGCCCTCGACCGGCAGGTCTGCTTCGCGCTCGCCGTCGCCGCCCGCAGCGTCATCGGCCTCTACCGGCCGCTGCTCGAGCCCATGGGCCTCACGCACCCGCAGTACCTCGTCATGCTGGCTCTCTGGGAGCGCGAGCCGCGCTCGGTCAAGGATCTCAGCAGCACGCTGCAGCTCGAGTCGGCCACACTGTCGCCGCTGCTCAAGCGGCTCGAGGCGGTCGGCTACGTCACTCGGCGGCGCAGCGCCGACGACGAGCGGCTACTGGTCGTCGAGCTGACCGACGCCGGCCGCGCGCTGCGCGCCGAGGCCGAGAAGATCCCCTACGCCGTCGTCGATCGGCTCGGTATGCCGGTCTCTGAGCTGGAGGAGCTGCACACGTCGCTCAGCCGGGTGATCCGGGCGGCGACGACTCCGGCGTGA
- a CDS encoding helix-turn-helix domain-containing protein: MTQDADDLDAVIRARIRGLRQAKGWSLDALAARCHLSPSTLSRIETGHRRISVDQLVLIARALDSSVDQLVEPVDDADVVIRPRHDVVHGATTWLLSRDDGPHGLTVAKLRITRRTRPKQLRVHPGHDWFTVLSGTVRLYLGERVILVAPGQAAQFSTLAPHAIVAHDGPAEVLTILDHEGQRAHLDAVDLTPESSPPGSPG; this comes from the coding sequence ATGACGCAAGACGCCGATGACCTCGACGCCGTGATCCGGGCCCGCATCCGTGGTCTCCGCCAGGCCAAGGGCTGGTCGCTGGATGCGCTGGCCGCCCGCTGCCATCTGAGCCCGTCGACGCTGAGCCGCATCGAGACCGGACACCGGCGCATCTCCGTCGACCAGCTGGTGCTGATCGCGCGGGCGCTGGACTCCTCCGTCGACCAGCTGGTCGAGCCGGTCGACGACGCCGACGTCGTGATCCGGCCGCGGCACGACGTCGTCCACGGCGCCACCACCTGGCTGCTGTCCCGCGACGACGGGCCGCACGGGCTCACCGTCGCGAAGCTGCGCATCACCCGGCGGACCCGGCCGAAGCAGCTACGGGTGCACCCGGGGCACGACTGGTTCACGGTGCTGTCCGGGACCGTGCGGCTGTACCTGGGCGAGCGGGTGATCCTGGTGGCGCCGGGTCAGGCGGCGCAGTTCTCGACGCTGGCGCCGCACGCCATCGTCGCTCATGACGGGCCGGCCGAGGTGCTGACCATCCTCGATCACGAGGGTCAGCGGGCGCACCTCGACGCCGTCGACCTCACGCCGGAGTCGTCGCCGCCCGGATCACCCGGCTGA
- a CDS encoding ubiquitin-like domain-containing protein codes for MRLSAKTMAINATVVTALVGGGVAYITLDNAVALTVDGQTETVHTFGDSVEDVLDDRGIELSARDEVIPSLDSDVEDGTEISVRYARQVTVTVDGEEQQIWTTALSVEEALGDLDIRAEGADLSVARSQPIGRGGIDFEVRTPKEITVTADGASNPVTTTALTVREALGDAGISLGERDLVEPALETALADAATVTVRRVTVETETVTAALPFEVTEQEDDSLEKGSESVETEGKDGSVERVMQNTYIDGELHNQKMLSETVIAAPVDQVVLIGTKEPPPPPADEPSDGGGGGGDVDGGVWDRLAECESGGNWSINTGNGYYGGLQFSVGTWRAFGGSGYPHENSKAEQIRIATKVRDNRGGYGDWPACARSLGLPLG; via the coding sequence GTGCGCCTGTCCGCGAAGACGATGGCGATCAATGCCACCGTCGTCACTGCTCTCGTAGGCGGCGGCGTCGCCTACATCACGCTCGACAACGCCGTCGCCCTGACCGTCGACGGCCAGACCGAGACCGTGCACACGTTCGGTGACTCCGTCGAGGACGTCCTCGACGACCGTGGCATCGAGCTCAGCGCACGCGACGAGGTCATTCCCTCGCTGGACAGCGACGTCGAGGACGGCACTGAGATCTCCGTCCGGTACGCCCGCCAGGTCACCGTCACCGTCGACGGCGAGGAGCAGCAGATCTGGACCACCGCGCTGTCCGTCGAGGAAGCCCTGGGCGACCTCGACATCCGCGCCGAAGGGGCCGACCTCTCGGTGGCGCGCTCGCAGCCCATCGGGCGCGGCGGCATCGACTTCGAGGTCCGCACCCCCAAGGAGATCACCGTCACCGCCGACGGTGCCTCGAACCCCGTCACGACGACGGCGCTCACTGTGCGTGAGGCCCTCGGCGACGCGGGCATCAGCCTCGGCGAGCGTGACCTCGTCGAGCCGGCCCTCGAGACCGCGCTGGCCGACGCGGCCACCGTCACCGTCCGGCGGGTCACCGTCGAGACCGAGACGGTCACCGCGGCGCTGCCGTTCGAGGTGACCGAGCAGGAGGACGACTCCCTCGAGAAGGGCTCCGAGTCCGTCGAGACCGAGGGCAAGGACGGCTCCGTCGAGCGGGTCATGCAGAACACCTACATCGACGGTGAGCTGCACAACCAGAAGATGCTCTCCGAGACCGTGATCGCCGCTCCGGTCGACCAGGTCGTGCTCATCGGCACCAAGGAGCCCCCGCCCCCGCCGGCCGACGAGCCGAGCGACGGTGGCGGCGGTGGTGGCGACGTCGACGGCGGCGTCTGGGACCGGCTGGCGGAGTGTGAGTCCGGCGGCAACTGGTCCATCAACACCGGCAACGGCTACTACGGCGGACTGCAGTTCTCCGTGGGCACCTGGCGCGCCTTCGGCGGCTCCGGCTACCCGCACGAGAACAGCAAGGCCGAGCAGATCCGCATCGCCACGAAGGTCCGCGACAACCGCGGCGGGTACGGCGACTGGCCGGCCTGCGCCCGGTCGCTCGGCCTGCCGCTCGGCTGA
- a CDS encoding TatD family hydrolase has product MSDTPRERRSATDESGRKRDRSRPPLPEPLPLPVTDTHCHMDIADGDDGDAFGVTEALDAAAKVNVTRVVQVGCDLPGAAWAVEVAERYPSVVATVALHPNEAPKLAAGGTLDDALAEIDRLAGSSPRVRGIGETGLDFFRTGPEGVAAQEYSLRAHIEIARRRGLVLTIHDRDAHEDVLRVLDDAETPDCVVFHCFSGNETFARDVAERGWYLSFAGPVTFRNAADLRAALAVTPLGNLLVETDAPFLTPHPYRGRPNASYLVPVTVRFIAETLGQSVETVCHALQENTDRVFGSW; this is encoded by the coding sequence GTGAGCGACACACCCCGCGAGCGGCGGTCGGCCACCGACGAGTCGGGCCGCAAGCGCGACCGGTCGCGGCCGCCGCTGCCCGAGCCGCTCCCGCTGCCCGTCACCGACACCCATTGCCACATGGACATCGCCGACGGTGACGACGGCGACGCGTTCGGGGTGACGGAGGCGCTGGACGCCGCCGCGAAGGTGAACGTGACCCGCGTCGTGCAGGTGGGCTGCGACCTGCCGGGCGCGGCCTGGGCCGTCGAGGTCGCCGAGCGGTACCCGTCGGTCGTCGCGACGGTCGCGCTGCACCCGAACGAGGCGCCGAAGCTGGCCGCCGGGGGCACGCTGGACGACGCGCTGGCCGAGATCGACCGGCTGGCCGGGTCGAGCCCACGGGTGCGCGGCATCGGCGAGACGGGCCTCGACTTCTTCCGCACCGGGCCCGAGGGCGTGGCCGCTCAGGAGTACTCGCTGCGCGCCCACATCGAGATCGCCCGGCGCCGCGGACTGGTCCTGACCATCCATGACCGGGACGCCCACGAGGACGTGCTGCGGGTCCTCGACGACGCCGAAACGCCCGATTGTGTCGTATTTCACTGTTTCTCGGGGAACGAGACCTTCGCGCGCGACGTCGCAGAGCGCGGCTGGTACCTGTCCTTCGCCGGTCCGGTGACGTTTCGGAACGCGGCCGATCTGCGTGCCGCGCTCGCCGTCACGCCGCTCGGAAACCTGCTCGTCGAGACCGACGCGCCGTTCCTCACGCCGCACCCGTACCGCGGCCGGCCGAACGCGTCGTACCTGGTCCCGGTGACGGTGCGGTTCATCGCCGAGACCCTCGGCCAGAGTGTCGAGACGGTGTGTCACGCGCTCCAGGAGAACACCGACCGTGTTTTCGGATCATGGTGA
- the metG gene encoding methionine--tRNA ligase: MPKAFYVTTPIYYVNDAPHIGHAYTTVATDFIARWHRQRQEDVWFLTGTDEHGEKVMRTAEANGVTPQEWADRLVDTAWKPVLETIDASNDDFIRTTEPRHVARVQDFIQHLYDAGEIFEGTYEGYYCVACEEYKLPGDLVEGTGEYEGQLLCSIHGRPVEKLSETNYFFRMSAYTERLLEFYEQNPDFVQPESARNEVLGFVRQGLQDLSISRSTFDWGVPVPWDDAHVIYVWFDALLNYATAAGYGADPEKYQSTWPADIHFVGKDILRFHAVIWPAMLMAAGEPLPKKVFAHGWLLVGGEKMSKSKLTGIAPAQIIDTFGSDAFRYYFLRAIAFGNDGSFSWEDIAARYQAELANGLGNLASRVAAMVGRYFDGVLPAPGPSTPAEDALAAVAAKAAQDAEAAVDRVAPHEALAAVWTLVEAANGYITEQQPWAVAKDESQRERLATILYSSAEALRALAVLLNPVMPKATAKLWESLGAEKALGALAAQPVADAGRWGQLVPGAEVTKGDALFPRLDLAADGQ; encoded by the coding sequence ATGCCCAAGGCGTTCTACGTCACCACGCCGATCTACTACGTCAACGACGCACCGCACATCGGCCACGCGTACACGACCGTAGCCACCGACTTCATCGCCCGCTGGCACCGTCAGCGCCAGGAGGATGTCTGGTTCCTCACCGGCACCGACGAGCACGGCGAGAAGGTCATGCGCACGGCCGAGGCCAACGGCGTCACCCCGCAGGAGTGGGCCGACCGGCTGGTCGACACCGCCTGGAAGCCGGTGCTCGAGACCATCGACGCATCGAACGACGACTTCATCCGCACCACCGAGCCGCGGCACGTGGCCCGGGTGCAGGACTTCATCCAGCACCTCTACGACGCCGGCGAGATCTTCGAGGGCACCTACGAGGGCTACTACTGCGTCGCCTGCGAGGAGTACAAGCTCCCCGGCGACCTCGTCGAGGGCACCGGGGAGTACGAGGGGCAGCTGCTCTGCTCGATCCACGGCCGGCCGGTCGAGAAGCTGTCGGAGACGAACTACTTCTTCCGCATGTCCGCCTACACCGAGCGGCTGCTGGAGTTCTACGAGCAGAACCCCGACTTCGTGCAGCCCGAGAGCGCCCGCAACGAGGTGCTCGGCTTCGTCCGGCAGGGACTGCAGGACCTCTCCATCTCGCGCTCGACGTTCGACTGGGGCGTCCCGGTGCCGTGGGACGACGCGCACGTCATCTACGTCTGGTTCGACGCGCTGCTCAACTACGCCACGGCGGCCGGCTACGGCGCCGACCCGGAGAAGTACCAGAGCACCTGGCCGGCCGACATCCACTTCGTCGGCAAGGACATCCTGCGCTTCCACGCCGTCATCTGGCCGGCCATGCTCATGGCCGCCGGTGAGCCGCTGCCGAAGAAGGTGTTCGCGCACGGCTGGCTGCTGGTCGGCGGCGAGAAGATGAGCAAGTCCAAGCTCACCGGCATCGCCCCGGCGCAGATCATCGACACGTTCGGCTCCGACGCGTTCCGGTACTACTTCCTGCGCGCCATCGCGTTCGGCAACGACGGCTCGTTCTCGTGGGAGGACATCGCCGCGCGCTACCAGGCCGAGCTCGCCAACGGGCTGGGCAACCTCGCCTCGCGCGTCGCCGCCATGGTCGGCCGCTACTTCGACGGCGTGCTGCCGGCCCCTGGGCCGTCGACCCCCGCCGAGGACGCGCTGGCCGCCGTCGCCGCCAAGGCCGCGCAGGACGCCGAGGCCGCCGTCGACCGCGTCGCCCCGCACGAGGCGCTGGCCGCCGTCTGGACCCTGGTCGAGGCCGCCAACGGCTACATCACCGAGCAGCAGCCGTGGGCCGTCGCCAAGGACGAGTCGCAGCGCGAGCGTCTGGCCACCATCCTGTACTCCTCCGCCGAGGCGCTGCGGGCGCTGGCCGTGCTGCTGAACCCGGTCATGCCGAAGGCGACGGCGAAGCTGTGGGAGTCCCTGGGGGCCGAGAAGGCGCTCGGCGCGCTGGCCGCCCAGCCGGTCGCCGACGCCGGCCGCTGGGGCCAGCTGGTCCCCGGCGCCGAGGTCACCAAGGGCGACGCACTGTTCCCGCGGCTCGACCTCGCCGCCGACGGGCAGTGA
- a CDS encoding nucleotidyltransferase domain-containing protein, whose translation MSHPALGAWAPVTPSAVGELFGGWAEPWWVAGGYALELAVGRSWRAHGDIDVLVLRSSAGELHAVLAGWELWAADPPGQLRFWPADEPLPDHVHDIWCRRPASPAWELQLMVDETDGDQWCSRRDSRLRAPITGLGRRSVSGLPYLRPEIQLFYKAKGLRPKDEADFAVVLPTLDAAARGWLDRALALTAPNHPWRAALRGGAPT comes from the coding sequence GTGAGCCATCCGGCGTTGGGGGCGTGGGCGCCGGTGACGCCGTCGGCGGTGGGGGAGCTGTTCGGTGGCTGGGCGGAGCCGTGGTGGGTCGCCGGCGGGTATGCGCTGGAGCTGGCCGTCGGGCGGTCCTGGCGGGCGCACGGGGACATCGACGTCCTGGTGCTGCGGTCGTCGGCGGGTGAGCTGCACGCCGTCCTGGCCGGCTGGGAACTGTGGGCGGCCGACCCGCCCGGGCAGCTGCGGTTCTGGCCGGCGGACGAGCCGCTGCCGGACCATGTGCACGACATCTGGTGCCGCCGTCCGGCGTCGCCCGCGTGGGAGCTTCAGCTCATGGTCGACGAGACCGACGGGGACCAGTGGTGCTCGCGGCGCGATAGCCGATTGCGGGCGCCGATCACGGGCCTGGGGCGTCGCAGCGTGAGCGGGTTGCCGTATCTGCGGCCGGAGATCCAGCTCTTCTACAAGGCCAAGGGTCTGCGGCCGAAGGACGAGGCCGACTTCGCGGTCGTGCTGCCCACCTTGGATGCCGCCGCCCGCGGATGGCTCGACCGCGCGCTGGCGCTGACGGCGCCGAACCACCCGTGGCGGGCCGCGCTCAGGGGCGGCGCACCAACGTGA